Proteins co-encoded in one Labilithrix sp. genomic window:
- a CDS encoding class I SAM-dependent methyltransferase has product MNAGPSTTAAVVASTLLLLEDDPALAPLAFPEATPSVEAAVRHALPIVGRLLDTIPWPVLERAAHVAERLVSPGFVAHYALRKFAIRRALARETAAGCGQVVLVGAGFDMMAESLPAAATIVEVDHPATQRLRREAASSRAVTFVPLDLATGDLAAALDATAALDPAAATTFVAEGLLMYLARDRVEAILSALARGPGARTVILSIVTPDRAGKVRIHTQRRVVDWIMRWIDEPFVWGESATELVRTLEQHGFAVEELVTTMALRDELIAPDARRCLPRSPGEIVVVAKKRAA; this is encoded by the coding sequence GTGAACGCCGGTCCGAGCACGACCGCAGCGGTCGTCGCCTCGACCCTGCTCCTCCTCGAAGACGATCCCGCCCTCGCGCCGCTCGCGTTCCCGGAGGCGACGCCGTCGGTGGAGGCCGCCGTCCGCCACGCGCTCCCGATCGTCGGGCGCCTCCTCGACACGATCCCGTGGCCCGTCCTCGAGCGCGCCGCCCACGTCGCCGAGCGCCTCGTCTCGCCCGGCTTCGTCGCGCACTACGCGCTGCGAAAATTCGCGATCCGGCGCGCGCTCGCGCGGGAGACCGCGGCCGGATGCGGTCAGGTCGTCCTCGTCGGCGCGGGCTTCGACATGATGGCGGAGTCGCTCCCCGCCGCCGCGACGATCGTCGAGGTCGACCACCCCGCGACGCAGCGCCTCCGCCGCGAAGCCGCGTCGTCCCGCGCCGTCACGTTCGTCCCCCTCGACCTCGCGACGGGCGACCTCGCCGCCGCGCTCGACGCGACCGCCGCGCTCGATCCGGCCGCCGCGACCACGTTCGTCGCGGAGGGCCTCCTCATGTACCTCGCGCGCGACCGGGTGGAGGCGATCCTCTCCGCCCTCGCGCGCGGACCCGGCGCGCGGACCGTCATCCTCTCGATCGTGACGCCGGATCGCGCCGGCAAGGTGCGCATCCACACGCAGCGGCGCGTCGTCGACTGGATCATGCGCTGGATCGACGAGCCGTTCGTCTGGGGCGAGAGCGCGACCGAGCTCGTCCGTACGCTCGAGCAGCACGGCTTCGCCGTCGAGGAGCTCGTCACGACGATGGCGCTGCGCGACGAGCTGATCGCGCCCGACGCGAGGCGCTGCCTCCCGCGCTCGCCCGGAGAGATCGTCGTCGTCGCGAAGAAGCGCGCAGCGTAA
- a CDS encoding methyltransferase domain-containing protein, whose amino-acid sequence MRRALSALALGTCAVAVAGCSKENPPPAASSATPPASAPAVTVVDAGPPAVVDAGATASAEADDENTPDIEFVPTPMQVVDKMFEVAKIQKNDVLYDLGCGDGRIVVQAAKRYGIKAVGFDIDPQRIKESNENAKQNGVESLVRFEQKNIFSVDLTPASVVTLYLLPELNVRLIPQLEKLKPGSRIIAHDFDMEGVEPVKWWTVIAKDHREVTKDREHYVYLWKTPLQKTKPKAK is encoded by the coding sequence ATGAGGCGCGCGCTCTCGGCGCTCGCGCTCGGGACATGCGCGGTCGCGGTCGCGGGATGCTCGAAAGAGAACCCGCCGCCGGCGGCATCCAGCGCGACGCCGCCGGCCTCGGCGCCGGCCGTCACCGTCGTGGATGCCGGGCCGCCCGCCGTCGTCGACGCGGGCGCCACCGCCTCCGCGGAGGCCGACGACGAGAACACGCCCGACATCGAGTTCGTTCCGACGCCGATGCAGGTCGTCGACAAGATGTTCGAGGTCGCCAAGATCCAGAAGAACGACGTGCTCTACGACCTCGGGTGCGGGGACGGGCGCATCGTCGTTCAGGCCGCGAAGCGGTACGGCATCAAGGCCGTCGGCTTCGACATCGACCCGCAGCGCATCAAGGAGTCGAACGAGAACGCGAAGCAGAACGGCGTCGAGAGCCTCGTCCGCTTCGAGCAGAAGAACATCTTCAGCGTCGACCTGACGCCCGCGTCGGTCGTCACGCTGTACCTCTTGCCCGAGCTCAACGTGCGCCTCATCCCGCAGCTCGAGAAGCTGAAGCCTGGGTCGCGCATCATCGCCCACGACTTCGACATGGAAGGCGTCGAGCCGGTCAAGTGGTGGACCGTCATCGCGAAGGACCACCGCGAGGTCACGAAGGACCGCGAGCACTACGTCTACCTCTGGAAGACGCCGCTCCAGAAGACGAAGCCGAAGGCGAAGTAG
- a CDS encoding efflux RND transporter periplasmic adaptor subunit has product MRPWLLLTLALIGCRKGGGEHSDEPARDVPRLEGNVIVYSDEFAKRAGVELSPAVQAPFKPVIRVVGTVSFNPSYVAAIGTRLRGTVRRTFKYEGDLVKANEPLAEVESAELGEAQATIAQVEATRKAAEIHARRETELLEKGLTTAREAEVAGAELATATATLNAAQQRVQAFGGNGTFGLFVLRSPIGGHVIERHISPGQSVDGSIVGYKVADLDYLWVELSVFERDLAAVHVDDEVQVSPLAEPGQKIAGRVAHVGEVIDPATRSTEVRVTIEKPRYHLRVGQSVEAVVTTGLTERQAVLIPAEAVIYVDGKPTVFVGAGHGRARAATVRLGGTDGTRHEVIEGVKAGDQVACAGVFALKSELFR; this is encoded by the coding sequence GTGCGCCCCTGGCTCCTGCTCACGCTCGCGCTGATCGGCTGCCGCAAAGGCGGCGGCGAGCACAGCGACGAGCCCGCGCGCGACGTCCCTCGCCTCGAGGGCAACGTCATCGTTTATTCCGATGAATTCGCGAAACGCGCCGGCGTCGAGCTCAGCCCGGCGGTGCAGGCGCCGTTCAAGCCGGTGATCCGCGTGGTGGGGACCGTCTCGTTCAACCCGAGCTACGTCGCCGCGATCGGCACCCGCCTCCGCGGCACCGTGCGCCGCACGTTCAAGTACGAAGGCGACCTCGTGAAGGCGAACGAGCCGCTCGCCGAGGTCGAGAGCGCCGAGCTCGGCGAGGCCCAGGCGACGATCGCGCAGGTGGAGGCGACGCGCAAGGCGGCCGAGATCCACGCGCGGCGCGAGACCGAGCTCCTCGAGAAGGGCCTCACGACCGCGCGCGAGGCGGAGGTCGCCGGCGCGGAGCTCGCGACCGCGACCGCGACGCTGAACGCCGCGCAGCAGCGGGTGCAGGCCTTCGGCGGCAACGGCACGTTCGGCCTCTTCGTCCTCCGCTCCCCGATCGGCGGGCACGTCATCGAGCGTCACATCTCGCCCGGGCAATCGGTCGACGGCAGCATCGTGGGCTACAAGGTCGCGGACCTCGATTACCTCTGGGTCGAGCTCTCCGTCTTCGAGCGCGACCTCGCCGCGGTGCACGTCGACGACGAGGTCCAGGTCTCGCCGCTCGCCGAGCCGGGCCAGAAGATCGCCGGTCGCGTCGCGCACGTCGGCGAGGTCATCGACCCCGCGACGCGCAGCACCGAGGTCCGCGTCACGATCGAGAAGCCGCGCTACCACCTCCGCGTCGGGCAGTCGGTCGAGGCGGTGGTGACGACCGGCCTCACCGAGCGCCAGGCCGTCCTCATCCCGGCCGAGGCCGTCATCTACGTCGACGGCAAGCCGACCGTGTTCGTCGGCGCGGGGCACGGCCGCGCCCGCGCGGCGACGGTCCGCCTCGGCGGCACCGACGGCACGCGCCACGAGGTGATCGAGGGCGTGAAGGCGGGCGATCAGGTCGCGTGCGCCGGCGTCTTCGCGCTGAAGAGCGAGCTCTTTCGCTGA
- a CDS encoding transcription elongation factor, with protein MPEKKTTERARKAEAEGKSPSTQAGELVREEMHHIREGKHGARSTKQAVAIGLSKARRAGVKVGTPKRGSSATKKQAKRDSSHAKKGAAAKRPSRTRSRATTKALRKEGTAAATPRALSRHAKSTARKRPASARSAAARKAARTKGPRARSAAAKKAARTRASAA; from the coding sequence ATGCCGGAGAAGAAGACGACGGAGCGAGCGCGCAAGGCCGAGGCGGAGGGCAAGTCGCCCTCGACGCAGGCGGGCGAGCTCGTGCGCGAGGAGATGCATCACATCCGCGAGGGCAAACACGGCGCCCGCTCGACGAAGCAGGCGGTGGCGATCGGCCTCTCGAAGGCGCGTCGCGCCGGCGTGAAGGTGGGCACGCCGAAGCGCGGCTCGTCCGCGACGAAGAAGCAAGCAAAGCGCGACTCGTCCCACGCGAAGAAGGGTGCCGCCGCGAAGCGCCCCTCCCGCACGCGCTCCCGCGCCACGACGAAGGCCCTCCGCAAGGAGGGCACCGCCGCGGCGACCCCACGCGCGCTGTCCCGCCACGCGAAGAGCACCGCACGCAAGCGCCCCGCCTCCGCCCGCTCGGCCGCGGCCCGCAAAGCCGCCCGCACGAAGGGCCCCCGCGCACGTTCAGCGGCCGCAAAGAAGGCCGCCCGCACCCGCGCGTCGGCCGCGTAG
- a CDS encoding TetR family transcriptional regulator, which produces MSQEVSAPARSHTPKGKAAREHILRACEPLFADDGFHGTSMRDVAEAADLPLASVVYHFAKKEKLYAAILGEIAASLLGDMERARAHADGESGLEAALRALVRWSLAHPGRVRLLVRELLDNPARVSRAMALPLAPVLTGLSAEVAVPNPETAVLHVVGAVSYVVAAWPTVKRMVGARREKELMRDYEEDAMTLARRVLGLPARRAKP; this is translated from the coding sequence ATGAGCCAGGAAGTCTCGGCGCCCGCGCGGAGCCACACGCCGAAGGGGAAGGCGGCGCGCGAGCACATCCTTCGCGCGTGCGAGCCGCTGTTCGCCGACGACGGCTTTCACGGCACGAGCATGCGCGACGTCGCGGAGGCGGCGGACCTGCCGCTCGCGAGCGTGGTCTATCACTTCGCGAAGAAGGAGAAGCTCTACGCGGCGATCCTGGGCGAGATCGCGGCGTCCCTCCTCGGCGACATGGAGAGGGCGCGCGCTCACGCCGACGGCGAGTCGGGCCTCGAGGCGGCGCTCCGCGCGCTCGTGCGGTGGTCGCTCGCCCATCCCGGCAGGGTGCGGCTCCTCGTGCGCGAGCTGCTCGACAACCCGGCCCGCGTCTCGCGCGCGATGGCGCTGCCGCTCGCGCCGGTGCTGACCGGGCTCTCGGCCGAGGTCGCGGTGCCGAACCCGGAGACGGCGGTGCTTCATGTCGTCGGGGCGGTGAGCTACGTCGTCGCGGCGTGGCCGACGGTGAAGCGCATGGTCGGCGCGCGGCGCGAGAAGGAGCTGATGCGCGACTACGAGGAGGACGCGATGACGCTCGCGCGCCGCGTGCTCGGGCTGCCGGCGCGGAGGGCGAAGCCGTGA
- a CDS encoding MFS transporter gives MAGRQPAIPFIVVTVIIDMMGIGLLLPVIPSLVGEFTHDVQEQTYWYGAMVFTFGFTQFLCAPMLGALSDRYGRRLVLLLSIGGLGTMFLLSGLVRSLPMLLGTRIIGGLFASNMSVANAYVADITKPEDRAKSFGLVGAAFGVGFVLGPVTGGLLGSIAIRLPFFVAAGLALLNFAYGALVLPESLPPERRKPIDLRKANPFGALVGLVRLKGVGLLVTVIALTNLSQFILNSIWVIYNEYRFGWGPREAGLSLFVVGLMFALVQGVLLGRLLRHLGEQRVVLLGLASGTCAYLMYGCATKGWMMYAISIANFLAFAVSAAINALVSKAADAREQGLAMGSLSSLNSLLTVIAPALSTPLFAHVSRYPTGDFRVGAPFFLGATFTATALAIAAFHFTRVKSAPPRPAAAP, from the coding sequence ATGGCCGGCCGGCAGCCCGCGATCCCGTTCATCGTCGTCACGGTCATCATCGACATGATGGGGATCGGCCTCCTCCTGCCGGTGATCCCCTCCCTCGTCGGCGAGTTCACGCACGACGTCCAGGAGCAGACCTACTGGTACGGCGCGATGGTGTTCACCTTCGGCTTCACCCAGTTCCTCTGCGCGCCCATGCTCGGCGCGCTCTCGGACCGCTACGGCCGCCGCCTCGTGCTCCTCCTCTCGATCGGCGGGCTCGGGACGATGTTCCTCCTCTCCGGGCTCGTGCGATCGCTCCCGATGCTGCTCGGGACCCGCATCATCGGCGGGCTCTTCGCGTCGAACATGTCGGTCGCGAACGCGTACGTCGCGGACATCACGAAGCCGGAGGACCGCGCGAAGAGCTTCGGGCTCGTCGGCGCCGCGTTCGGCGTCGGCTTCGTCCTCGGCCCCGTCACCGGCGGCCTCCTCGGATCGATCGCGATCCGGCTCCCCTTCTTCGTCGCGGCGGGGCTCGCGCTCCTCAACTTCGCGTACGGCGCGCTCGTGCTCCCGGAGTCGCTGCCGCCGGAGCGCCGCAAGCCGATCGATCTCCGGAAGGCGAACCCGTTCGGCGCGCTGGTCGGGCTCGTGCGCCTCAAGGGCGTCGGGCTCCTCGTCACCGTCATCGCGCTGACGAACCTCTCGCAGTTCATCCTCAACTCGATCTGGGTCATCTACAACGAGTACCGCTTCGGCTGGGGACCGCGCGAAGCCGGCCTCTCGCTCTTCGTCGTCGGCCTCATGTTCGCGCTCGTGCAAGGCGTGCTCCTCGGCCGGCTCCTCCGCCACCTCGGCGAGCAGCGGGTCGTCCTCCTCGGCCTCGCCTCCGGCACGTGCGCCTACCTCATGTACGGCTGCGCGACGAAGGGCTGGATGATGTACGCGATCTCGATCGCGAATTTCCTCGCCTTCGCGGTGTCGGCCGCGATCAACGCGCTCGTCTCGAAGGCGGCCGACGCGCGCGAGCAAGGGCTCGCGATGGGCTCCCTCTCCTCGCTCAACAGCCTCCTCACCGTGATCGCCCCCGCCCTCAGCACGCCGCTCTTCGCGCACGTGAGCCGCTACCCGACGGGCGACTTCCGCGTCGGCGCGCCGTTCTTCCTCGGCGCCACCTTCACCGCGACCGCGCTCGCGATCGCGGCCTTCCACTTCACGCGCGTCAAGAGCGCTCCACCTCGACCCGCCGCCGCGCCTTGA
- a CDS encoding RNA-binding protein: MNNRLYVGNLSYDTDKNALQTAFAECGVVTDTHVVMDRDTGRARGFGFVTMSTEAEAQNAIAKMNGSMLDGRSLRVNLAEERRGGGGGFGGGGGGFGGGGGGGGRGGFGGGGGGGGRGGRGGGGRGGGRDW; this comes from the coding sequence ATGAACAATCGTCTTTACGTGGGCAACCTGTCCTATGACACCGACAAGAACGCGCTCCAGACCGCGTTCGCCGAGTGCGGCGTCGTCACCGACACGCACGTGGTGATGGATCGCGACACGGGCCGCGCCCGCGGCTTCGGCTTCGTCACGATGTCGACCGAGGCGGAGGCGCAGAACGCCATCGCCAAGATGAACGGCTCGATGCTCGACGGCCGCTCCCTCCGCGTGAACCTCGCCGAGGAGCGTCGTGGCGGTGGTGGCGGCTTCGGCGGCGGTGGCGGCGGCTTCGGCGGTGGCGGCGGCGGCGGTGGTCGCGGCGGCTTCGGCGGCGGTGGCGGCGGCGGCGGCCGTGGTGGTCGCGGCGGCGGCGGCCGCGGCGGCGGCCGCGACTGGTGA
- a CDS encoding HNH endonuclease, with protein MSGTQGSTFVSADGERCPVREWLEVDHRQPRALGGDGTIENVRILCRGHNRLAAAQTFGAEHITCKIEEARAGRTAAAEHRAQPSLLDLPAETTSANPAMQAAASDPATANPDMATLTHDVNASTPAAGTDVIRTPYAVASAAAGTGVAGAPDASTHVAVASALAAGAGVVSALPAVFAVSAAWTIALAVRGAR; from the coding sequence ATGAGCGGGACGCAGGGCAGCACCTTCGTCAGCGCAGACGGCGAGCGCTGTCCGGTCCGAGAGTGGCTCGAGGTCGATCATCGTCAGCCCCGCGCCCTCGGCGGCGACGGGACGATCGAGAACGTCCGTATCCTTTGCCGCGGGCACAATCGGCTCGCCGCGGCGCAGACCTTCGGCGCCGAGCACATCACGTGCAAGATCGAGGAGGCGCGCGCAGGGCGGACTGCCGCCGCCGAACACAGGGCGCAACCGAGCTTGCTCGACTTGCCAGCCGAAACGACATCGGCGAACCCGGCAATGCAGGCGGCCGCAAGCGATCCGGCGACCGCCAATCCGGATATGGCCACGCTTACTCACGACGTGAATGCGAGCACCCCAGCGGCCGGTACAGACGTCATCCGTACGCCGTACGCGGTCGCGAGCGCGGCGGCCGGTACGGGGGTCGCCGGTGCGCCGGACGCGTCAACCCACGTCGCGGTCGCGAGCGCCCTGGCGGCCGGTGCGGGCGTCGTCAGTGCGTTGCCCGCTGTCTTCGCTGTCTCCGCTGCCTGGACCATCGCGCTTGCAGTCCGCGGCGCAAGATGA
- a CDS encoding Rieske 2Fe-2S domain-containing protein has translation MKQGLQVELVKRVLAHVDAKTTDADPSGRTLEIGAYADGERMTREIGTLFRELPLMIAHVSDLPNAGDFLTHEASGTPLLVVRRDDGGVDAFLNVCRHRGTRVEDAPRGNKRAFSCPYHGWTYGRRGQLVTVPHERGFACIDKASRGLVRVAAGVASGFVFAVPEALAEGASHELDVRAWLGPLADDLEGFGTASAVAHDGDRRAVVRDISWKLAIDIFLETYHLRPTHKDSIYPMFFDNIGLVDRVGPHLRNVFPKRSIRELAGADESTWSLRTHANVLFHLFPNTLVLVQPDHAAVLNVWPIGPTRAQVASYLLIPERAESDKARGYWKANADILYGATDEDFAMGESIQRGLSSGANTDVVFASYEHALAHFHEGIARHTS, from the coding sequence GTGAAGCAGGGCCTTCAGGTCGAGCTCGTGAAGCGTGTGCTCGCGCACGTCGACGCGAAGACGACGGACGCGGACCCGAGCGGCCGCACGCTCGAGATCGGCGCGTACGCCGACGGCGAGCGCATGACGCGCGAGATCGGCACGCTGTTCCGCGAGCTGCCGCTGATGATCGCGCACGTCTCGGACCTGCCGAACGCGGGCGACTTCCTCACGCACGAAGCGTCGGGCACGCCGCTCCTCGTGGTGCGGCGCGACGACGGCGGCGTCGATGCGTTCCTCAACGTGTGCCGTCATCGCGGGACGCGGGTGGAGGACGCGCCGCGCGGCAACAAGCGCGCCTTCTCGTGCCCGTATCACGGCTGGACGTACGGCCGGCGCGGGCAGCTCGTCACGGTGCCGCACGAGCGAGGGTTCGCGTGCATCGACAAGGCGTCGCGCGGCCTCGTGCGCGTCGCGGCGGGGGTCGCGAGCGGCTTCGTGTTCGCGGTGCCGGAGGCGCTCGCGGAGGGGGCGAGCCACGAGCTCGACGTGCGCGCGTGGCTCGGTCCGCTCGCGGACGATCTCGAGGGCTTCGGCACGGCCTCGGCGGTCGCGCACGACGGCGATCGCCGTGCGGTCGTCCGCGACATCTCGTGGAAGCTCGCGATCGACATCTTCCTCGAGACGTACCACCTGCGCCCGACGCACAAGGACTCGATCTATCCGATGTTCTTCGACAACATCGGCCTCGTCGATCGGGTGGGCCCGCACCTCCGCAACGTCTTCCCGAAGCGGAGCATCCGCGAGCTCGCGGGCGCGGACGAGTCGACGTGGTCGCTGCGCACGCACGCGAACGTGCTCTTCCATCTGTTCCCGAACACGCTCGTCCTGGTGCAGCCCGATCACGCGGCGGTGCTCAACGTGTGGCCGATTGGCCCAACCCGCGCACAGGTTGCGTCGTATCTCCTCATCCCGGAGCGCGCGGAGTCCGACAAGGCGCGCGGCTACTGGAAGGCGAACGCCGACATCCTCTACGGGGCGACGGACGAGGACTTCGCGATGGGCGAGTCGATCCAGCGCGGCCTTTCCTCGGGCGCGAACACGGACGTGGTGTTCGCGTCGTACGAGCACGCGCTCGCGCACTTCCACGAAGGGATCGCGCGCCACACGTCGTGA
- a CDS encoding response regulator transcription factor gives MTSRLLLVEDDPKLGPLLVRMFEAEGYAVALATDAAQAKRAAADAIDLAVIDRMLPDGDGLDVCTELRRADFDGPVLMLTARGETKDRVHALDFGADDYLTKPFEIDELLARLRALCRRGPRIATFDVGPIHIDLGRRNAFAHGRLLPLTARELDILAYLARRPGTLVSKLELLENVWAADEIVTNVVEVHMSRLRDKLGADAGIIQTVRGQGYRIEP, from the coding sequence GTGACGTCGCGTCTCCTCCTCGTCGAAGACGACCCGAAGCTGGGGCCGCTCCTCGTCCGCATGTTCGAGGCGGAGGGGTACGCGGTCGCGCTCGCGACGGACGCGGCGCAGGCGAAGCGCGCGGCGGCGGACGCGATCGACCTCGCCGTGATCGATCGGATGCTGCCCGACGGCGACGGGCTCGACGTCTGCACGGAGCTGCGGCGCGCGGACTTCGACGGGCCGGTGCTCATGCTCACCGCGCGCGGCGAGACGAAGGACCGCGTGCACGCGCTCGACTTCGGCGCCGACGACTACCTCACCAAGCCGTTCGAGATCGACGAGCTCCTCGCGCGCCTGCGGGCGCTCTGCCGGCGCGGGCCGCGGATCGCGACGTTCGACGTCGGTCCGATCCACATCGACCTCGGGCGGCGCAACGCGTTCGCGCACGGCCGCCTCTTGCCGCTCACCGCGCGCGAGCTCGACATCCTCGCCTACCTCGCGCGGCGTCCAGGGACGCTCGTCTCGAAGCTCGAGCTCCTCGAGAACGTCTGGGCGGCGGACGAGATCGTCACGAACGTCGTCGAGGTCCACATGAGCCGCCTCCGCGACAAGCTCGGCGCCGACGCGGGGATCATCCAGACCGTGCGCGGGCAAGGGTATCGGATCGAGCCATGA
- a CDS encoding HAMP domain-containing histidine kinase: protein MTFRVRTALVVLVLTALTMGGAFATVWHLFVSTQRAQLDRALLVVAENEAREATAGSLDFTDAPGPSANAVGPLPKYGVIYAAGGRPVSTTANLTAESAPPMPRLVRFGEGFDFEHDGRPMRGITVPVGGTAMRVLLATTRDDLEEDSMILRHAMSVAFVVGCVWAAVVAFGVATRLTREHSAVGAVARRVASGDTSARVAFASSNADMQQLADDLNAMIERLVGLLSVQERFIANAAHELRTPLTSLRIELELALRRGTTREDYEGALRGALDSARRLTGLAEDLLQLARMKAAAPVKGEAAIEDAVLDAVGDVAPVGRARHVFIVVEPFHALVAGDRAGIARLLRNLLENAVRFSPDEGRVRVAAAEKDGRLEISVSDDGPGIAKEDEDRIFEPFARGARGREPNGTGLGLSIARELARSYGGDVRAVPSEEGGRFVIALRLREAPPEDEAAEPALAAAT from the coding sequence ATGACGTTTCGCGTCCGCACGGCGCTCGTGGTGCTGGTCCTCACCGCGCTCACGATGGGCGGCGCGTTCGCGACGGTGTGGCACCTCTTCGTGTCGACGCAGCGCGCGCAGCTCGATCGCGCGCTCCTCGTCGTGGCGGAGAACGAGGCGCGCGAGGCGACGGCGGGGAGCCTCGACTTCACCGACGCGCCGGGGCCGTCCGCGAACGCGGTCGGGCCGCTCCCGAAGTACGGCGTCATCTACGCCGCGGGCGGGCGGCCGGTCTCCACCACCGCGAACCTCACCGCCGAGTCCGCGCCGCCGATGCCGCGCCTCGTCCGCTTCGGCGAGGGCTTCGACTTCGAGCACGACGGCCGTCCGATGCGCGGGATCACGGTCCCGGTCGGCGGCACCGCGATGCGCGTCCTCCTCGCGACGACGCGCGACGACCTCGAGGAGGACTCGATGATCCTCCGCCACGCGATGTCGGTCGCGTTCGTGGTCGGCTGCGTCTGGGCGGCGGTCGTCGCCTTCGGGGTCGCGACGCGGCTCACGCGCGAGCACTCCGCGGTGGGCGCGGTCGCGCGGCGCGTCGCGAGCGGCGACACGAGCGCGCGGGTCGCGTTCGCGTCGAGCAACGCCGACATGCAGCAGCTCGCGGACGACCTCAACGCGATGATCGAGCGGCTCGTCGGGCTGCTCTCGGTGCAGGAGCGCTTCATCGCGAACGCGGCGCACGAGCTCAGGACGCCGCTCACGTCGCTCCGGATCGAGCTCGAGCTCGCGCTCCGTCGCGGCACGACGCGCGAGGACTACGAGGGCGCGCTCCGCGGCGCGCTCGACTCGGCGCGCCGGCTCACCGGCCTCGCGGAGGACCTCCTCCAGCTCGCGCGGATGAAGGCGGCCGCGCCGGTGAAGGGCGAGGCCGCGATCGAGGACGCCGTCCTTGACGCGGTCGGCGACGTCGCGCCGGTCGGGCGCGCGCGGCACGTGTTCATCGTGGTGGAGCCGTTCCACGCGCTCGTCGCCGGCGATCGCGCCGGCATCGCGCGGCTCTTGCGGAACCTCCTCGAGAACGCGGTCCGCTTCTCGCCGGACGAGGGGCGCGTCCGCGTCGCGGCGGCGGAGAAGGACGGGCGCCTCGAGATCAGCGTCTCCGACGACGGCCCCGGCATCGCGAAGGAGGACGAGGACCGCATCTTCGAGCCGTTCGCGCGCGGGGCACGCGGCCGCGAGCCGAACGGCACCGGCCTCGGCCTCTCGATCGCGCGTGAGCTCGCGCGCTCCTACGGCGGCGACGTGCGCGCGGTCCCGAGCGAGGAGGGCGGACGTTTCGTCATCGCGCTCCGTCTGCGCGAGGCGCCGCCCGAAGACGAGGCCGCGGAGCCGGCGCTCGCCGCCGCGACGTGA